A section of the Thermodesulfovibrionales bacterium genome encodes:
- a CDS encoding HEAT repeat domain-containing protein: MKKLEEMGLEELIEELVKGTGLRRAEAAVYLGKLQDLRASKPLMKALGDPNMAVRNNVAYALGELGLKEAVPLLIETLKDPEEWVRKSAAKALGMLRSAEAVAPLRRALKDESEMV; the protein is encoded by the coding sequence ATGAAAAAATTAGAGGAGATGGGACTTGAAGAGTTGATTGAAGAACTGGTGAAAGGCACCGGCTTGAGGAGGGCAGAGGCTGCAGTATATCTCGGGAAGCTGCAGGACCTGCGCGCTTCGAAACCCCTCATGAAGGCGCTCGGGGATCCGAATATGGCCGTCAGAAACAACGTCGCCTACGCCCTTGGCGAACTCGGCCTCAAAGAGGCGGTACCTCTCCTCATAGAGACACTGAAGGACCCGGAGGAATGGGTGAGAAAGAGTGCTGCAAAGGCCCTCGGAATGCTTCGTTCTGCCGAAGCGGTTGCCCCCCTCAGACGGGCGTTGAAAGACGAATCCGAAATGGTCA